ACTGCGAATAGCATGCTCAAACGAGGCATGGGAGAAACCTTACGGGGGAAGTCCGTCGGCATGCAGGCAAGGCACTTCTATATGAAGTGCTTTACGCATAATATGTTGGTGAGGGGTTAAGATGGAACTTGCAATCGAGCCCGTAAATCAAAAACTTTAAATACTCTGAAAGGGGCGGTATCCAAAAGGCACATATATTTGTATTGGCCTTGTAAAAAAACATCATCAAGCGAGGAGGATTGCCCATGAGAGTCTCTTACCTATTATTCTTTGTTGTGATAGCTCTAGGACTTGCAGCCTGTACGACACCGCAAGGAGGAGTCACTGTCCCTAATTCTCCCTATCAGGGCGGTTCTCAGGGATTAGTCCTGGAAATCGGGGACCTTGGAATCTTTAACGACCAAACCAACACAGAGGAGATTTTTGAAGGCGAGCCAATTCCTGTCGAGGTCACCCTGAAGAATAAGGGAGAATATGAAGTGCAGCCAGGAGAGGCAGCTGTAGATCTGCTCGGCATCTTCCAGAGTGATTTTTCAGGGCTTCCGGCAATCCGGCTTTCGAACACTGAGGCAATAGAAAAGGTTTCTGAATTCAACACTGAAGGAGGGGAGACAAGGCTAGCATTCACAGAAGGAAATGGAATGGTTGACCAGAGGCAGCTCGGGGATGCAAGCTTCAGGGATTTGAGCATTTTTACCAGGTATACCACACGCTATAAAACCTTTGCACTTGTGCCAAAGGTATGCTTCAAGGAAGACCTGCAGGATGAGAGTGTCTGTGATGTTGACGAGGTCAAGGATGTCTTCTCCTCTGGAGCTCCTATCCAGGTCAAGCGGGCGGAGGAGAGCAGGGCAGGAACTGGCCTGATTGCAGTTGAATTTGAGGTTGAGAACGTCGGAGGAGGAGAATCAGCTGTCCATGGCCGTGCATTTGACAGCAGGTACAACGAGTTCGGGTTTGCAGTTGATCCTGCCGCAGAAGCTTCGATCTGGCAGTGCACATCGAGGGGCAGATCAGATTCTGCAAGATTTGACGCCAATGGAAAAGCGCAGATTCGCTGCAGGACAATCACTCCATTGCCGGAAAACGCGCTCTACACACGCCAGCTTGGATTGACGCTTGATTATGACTACCGGCTCATCACGCATGAGCAGGTCAGGATCATAAACCAGTAACCTCTTTTATTTTTCAATATTATTTTCTTTTCTATTTTCTATTCACCCATTTTCAATATCTTTTTATAGGTATTAGCTCTTCTTTATCGAACTGCCTATCAGACTAACCATGGCCTCTCAACAGATACCCGAACTCCTTGAAACACTCCATCCTCTTGAGCGCAGAGTTCTTCCCCATCTTCTGAAGGACCCCGACCTTGCATCTGTTGTCCGGGCAAGTGGCCTTGCTGAAATCGAGGTCATGCGGGCCTTCCAGTGGCTTGCTCGTAAGAAGATTGTCAATCTATCAATTGTTGCCAAAGAAGTTGCCAGGCTTGACGGCCTTGGAGAAACGTACAAGAAGCTTGGTCTTCCTGAGTACCGGCTGCTCGCATCCCTGAAGAACACCCATGCTATCCAGGACCTTCCAAAGCTTTCAGGTCTGACACAGCAAGAGGTTGCAGTGTCTGTCGGCCTGCTCAAGACAGAAGGCTGCATTTCAGTTGAGAAAGGCTCTGTGGCAAGGATTAAAGATAGCCAGCCTGGCAAGGCGCCTTCTGATCTTTTGCTTGCAAAGCTTCCTGCATCGATTTCTGAGCTAAGCACAGACGAGCGTGAGATCCTGAAAGAACTCCAGAAGCGCAACCAGATTGTGCGTATGACGCTTGAAAAGAACGTCAAGGCGCATCTCACCTCTCTCGGAAAGCAGGCTGCAGAACGGATGGGCGAAAGCCAGCTCATCGAAGCCCTGGACTCTGTTATCCTGCAGAAGAAACAGTGGAAAGACAAGCGTTTTCGGAGATATGACGTTGTGGCTCCTGTGCCCCGCATCTATCCTGGAAAAAAGCAGCCCTATAGGAGCTTCCTTGACTATGTCAGGAGGCAGTTTCAAAGCCTTGGCTTTACCGAGATGTTTGGCCCGCTTGTCGAGGCAGAGTTCTGGGATATGGATGCCTTGTTTATGCCGCAAGACCATAGCGCGAGGGACATCCATTCGGCTTACTATGTGCAGGAGCCAAGAACCATGAAGATCAACCCCTCTGTCCTTGCAAAGGTCAGGAGCAGCCACGAGGATGGATTCAACACCGGATCATTGGGATGGCAGTACTCTTTTGCTCTGGAGCAGACGCAACGCACGATCCTCAGGACCCAGGGAACCGCATGCTCTGCCAGGATGCTGGCAAGCAAAGAACTCCAGATTCCGGGAAAGTATTTTGCCATTGTGCGCTGTTTCAGGCCTGATATCATTGATGCAACCCACAATGTGGATTTTTTCCAGACTGAAGGGATTGTTGTTGATGAAGGGCTTAATCTTAGACATCTCAAATGGCTGCTGAAACTCTTTGCAGAGAAATTTGCAGATACTTCAACCATTAAGATCAAGCCGGGCTATTTTCCGTTCACCGAGCCTTCACTTGAGCTTTATGCGCGGCATCCGAAGCTTGGCTGGATAGAACTTGGGGGGGCAGGGATCCTCCGGCCTGAAGTTGTAAAGCCCCTTACAGGCAAGGACATCAGTGTCCTGGCTTGGGGGATCGGGATAGACCGCATCGGGATGTTCAAGCTTGGGATCAAGGATATCCGTGATCTGTTCAGCTCAGATCTTGGGGCTTTAAGAAACAGCAACGCCTTTTACTAACATGCCAACTATCACCCTGATTAAGAAGGATCTCGAGGCCTTATCGGGAAAGAGGTTTTCCCTGAAGGAGATTGAGCGCCTTCTGGAATATGGGAAAGGAGAGCTCGCAAGCTATGATGAGAAAAGCGACGAGCTCAAGCTTGAGTTCCAGGACACGAATATGCCGTATCTCTGGTCAGCAGAGGGTGTTAGCAGGCTCTTTCGCGGGATTCTTGGCAAGCAGACCGGCCTGCAGATCCCACGTTTTTTGAAGAGCAGGCATAGTATCATCGTAGACCCTTCCATTGAGAGCATCAGGCCTCATATCGGAGCTTTTGTTGCAGAGGGAGCGGCCATTGATGAGCAGACGCTCCAGCAGCTTATCAGCCTTCAGGAGAAGCTTGCAGAGACCTATGGCAGGCAGCGCCGCAAGGTTTCTCTGGGCATCTACAAGTGCGATGCGATCACTTTCCCTGTTACTTACAAGGCAGCAGATCCGGATTCTGTCTCATTTATCCCTCTTGATTTCAATGAATCAATGACCTTGCGCCGCATACTCCATGAGCACCCAAAAGGCAAGGAGTACGGGCATCTGGTGCAAAAGCACAGCAGTTACCCCCTCCTTATAGATTCCATGCAGGAGGTGCTGAGCTTTCCGCCTATCATCAATTCCAATACTACTGGCAGGGTTCAGCCAGGAGACACCAAGATTCTGGTAGAAGCAACCGGAACTGATTATGGGGCTGTCCAGCTGAGCCTCATCATCTTTGCATTTGGCCTTGCTGACCGGGGGTTTTCTCTCTCCAGCATCAGCGTGCGGGCTGGATCCCGGATAGTCCAGACTCCGCACATCGAACGCAAGTCTTTGCGGATTTCAAAAGATGATGTTGCATCCCTGCTTGGCGTGGCTCTGCAAGAGAGTCAAATCAAGACCATCCTTGAACGCTTTGGCTATGGAGTGCAGGGAATGACTGCCACTCCGCCTTTGTACCGCAAGGATATCCTCCACCCAAGAGACGTCATTGAGGATATTGCGATCGGTTATGGCTATGAGAAGCTTGAGGGCATTCCATTGTCTTCGTATACACAACCTCTCGTGCATCAGCTCGTCGCTTTTATTGATGTCTGCAGGGATCTCATGATCGGATTTGGCTTTCAAGAGGTGCAGAGCCCTCTACTCACAAATCCTCTTGTTATGTCAGATTCCATGCGGCTTCCTGCGAAGGATCTCGTTCAGCTGAAGAACCCAATGTCAGAAACCTACTCAGCTGTTCGGAACTCACTCCTCCCCCAATTGCTTGAATTTGCATCAAAAAACAAGCATCAGGGATACCCACAATCCGTCTTTGAGGAAGGGCCTATCACCAGCATCAGCCAGCCTTCTGCGTCGAATGGGCCTGATCCTGAGCATCTTGCAGCAGTGCTGCTGCATGATAAGGCAAACTACACCCACATGAAGCAGATCCTTGAGGCATTCTTCCGGGCTCTCGGAGCAACAATCACCCCGGCTCCTTTTGACCACCCTTCCTTTATACCTGGAAGATGCGCTGAGGTCGTTCTTAAAAAGAGGATAGGCTATTTTGGAGAAATCCATCCCGAAGTCCTGGAAGCATTTGCTATCGGTGTTCCCTGCATCGGCTTTGAGCTCGATCTCTCTAGCCTGTTCAGCTTCAGAAATAGGAAATAAGTCTATCTCACTTGGACGCAGCTTTATCCTTTGGCTCAGCTTTCTTCCTGGCCTTCTTCGGTTTTGGCGTCTCCTCTTTCAGAGATTTTTTTACCGCGGCTTCAATGCCTATCTTCTTCAATGCCTCAACGACAGCTTCGTGGTCTGCCTTCTGGCTGATTTCTATCACCTTATCAATGGGCTCGAGATGAAGTATATTGCATTTTCTTCTCCGTGTTTCCCCATCTACCAGAACATGATTCTTGTCAATG
This genomic interval from Candidatus Nanoarchaeia archaeon contains the following:
- a CDS encoding phenylalanine--tRNA ligase subunit alpha, whose product is MASQQIPELLETLHPLERRVLPHLLKDPDLASVVRASGLAEIEVMRAFQWLARKKIVNLSIVAKEVARLDGLGETYKKLGLPEYRLLASLKNTHAIQDLPKLSGLTQQEVAVSVGLLKTEGCISVEKGSVARIKDSQPGKAPSDLLLAKLPASISELSTDEREILKELQKRNQIVRMTLEKNVKAHLTSLGKQAAERMGESQLIEALDSVILQKKQWKDKRFRRYDVVAPVPRIYPGKKQPYRSFLDYVRRQFQSLGFTEMFGPLVEAEFWDMDALFMPQDHSARDIHSAYYVQEPRTMKINPSVLAKVRSSHEDGFNTGSLGWQYSFALEQTQRTILRTQGTACSARMLASKELQIPGKYFAIVRCFRPDIIDATHNVDFFQTEGIVVDEGLNLRHLKWLLKLFAEKFADTSTIKIKPGYFPFTEPSLELYARHPKLGWIELGGAGILRPEVVKPLTGKDISVLAWGIGIDRIGMFKLGIKDIRDLFSSDLGALRNSNAFY
- the pheT gene encoding phenylalanine--tRNA ligase subunit beta, whose product is MPTITLIKKDLEALSGKRFSLKEIERLLEYGKGELASYDEKSDELKLEFQDTNMPYLWSAEGVSRLFRGILGKQTGLQIPRFLKSRHSIIVDPSIESIRPHIGAFVAEGAAIDEQTLQQLISLQEKLAETYGRQRRKVSLGIYKCDAITFPVTYKAADPDSVSFIPLDFNESMTLRRILHEHPKGKEYGHLVQKHSSYPLLIDSMQEVLSFPPIINSNTTGRVQPGDTKILVEATGTDYGAVQLSLIIFAFGLADRGFSLSSISVRAGSRIVQTPHIERKSLRISKDDVASLLGVALQESQIKTILERFGYGVQGMTATPPLYRKDILHPRDVIEDIAIGYGYEKLEGIPLSSYTQPLVHQLVAFIDVCRDLMIGFGFQEVQSPLLTNPLVMSDSMRLPAKDLVQLKNPMSETYSAVRNSLLPQLLEFASKNKHQGYPQSVFEEGPITSISQPSASNGPDPEHLAAVLLHDKANYTHMKQILEAFFRALGATITPAPFDHPSFIPGRCAEVVLKKRIGYFGEIHPEVLEAFAIGVPCIGFELDLSSLFSFRNRK